One region of Peribacillus simplex genomic DNA includes:
- a CDS encoding DUF4021 domain-containing protein, whose amino-acid sequence MDKKNDKEEILDDKKKKSTNDFGADPDEQEMNGLYGMLETEYEDKLHDKEK is encoded by the coding sequence ATGGATAAGAAGAATGATAAAGAAGAAATCCTTGACGACAAAAAGAAAAAATCCACGAACGACTTTGGAGCAGATCCAGATGAACAAGAGATGAATGGTCTGTATGGTATGTTGGAAACTGAATATGAAGATAAGCTTCACGATAAAGAAAAGTAA
- a CDS encoding lysozyme family protein: protein MKKKRKRSKNVFVIFILIFAFLLIKEIMKSPYSENVSTSVNSLDSFANVKKYSTLLRDELSKYGLEEHTSTLIALMQQESRGRGGDPMQASESAGLDPNTITDPTESIKYGVKHFNRINEYGNEKDVDFATIIQAYNMGIGYIDFVANKGGKHTEELAKKFSLLQVEKNPTLYDCGGDKENFRYPYCYGDYSYSAKVTKNIDELDSISAQADGE from the coding sequence GTGAAGAAGAAACGAAAGAGATCTAAGAATGTTTTTGTCATTTTCATCCTGATTTTTGCATTTTTGCTTATAAAGGAGATCATGAAAAGCCCATATTCCGAAAATGTTTCCACATCAGTAAATTCGCTTGATTCTTTTGCGAACGTGAAAAAGTATAGTACACTTCTCCGCGACGAGCTGTCTAAATACGGACTTGAGGAGCATACTTCGACATTGATTGCCTTGATGCAGCAGGAAAGCCGAGGACGGGGCGGTGATCCAATGCAGGCATCTGAGTCGGCGGGGCTTGACCCGAATACAATCACAGATCCAACGGAAAGCATTAAGTATGGAGTGAAACATTTCAATAGGATCAATGAATATGGCAATGAAAAGGACGTGGATTTTGCTACGATCATTCAAGCTTATAACATGGGAATTGGTTATATTGATTTCGTTGCAAATAAAGGGGGCAAGCATACTGAAGAGCTTGCGAAGAAGTTCTCCCTGCTTCAGGTCGAAAAAAACCCCACCCTCTATGATTGCGGCGGAGACAAAGAGAATTTCCGATATCCATATTGCTACGGTGACTACTCATACAGTGCAAAGGTAACGAAGAATATCGATGAACTTGACAGTATATCGGCACAAGCCGATGGGGAGTGA
- a CDS encoding DUF402 domain-containing protein: MDHLITPAIQRCDKIIERKIRYDSVVVEHDCLLLKSQNQNVVLFHKVMDSFTMVAGPTKLTIPIGSYTIAYYWKDRPYNLYIWRDYEGKYIGSYFNIVKNTDMTDKLVSFEDLIIDIMVLPDGDCFILDEEELPVPLEQFENGSVKQTLNSLLDSIDSLLSQTISESEKSYKHKDLLPWLNNR, from the coding sequence ATGGATCATTTAATTACACCAGCCATTCAACGTTGCGATAAAATAATAGAAAGAAAAATCCGATACGACTCCGTTGTTGTAGAACATGACTGTTTGCTGTTAAAATCACAAAATCAAAATGTCGTGCTATTTCATAAAGTAATGGATTCCTTCACGATGGTAGCAGGCCCAACAAAATTGACCATTCCTATAGGCAGTTATACGATTGCCTATTACTGGAAAGACCGCCCTTATAATCTATACATTTGGAGAGATTATGAAGGGAAATATATAGGATCCTATTTTAATATTGTAAAAAATACAGATATGACGGATAAGTTGGTTTCCTTTGAGGATTTGATCATTGATATTATGGTGCTTCCGGATGGGGACTGCTTTATTTTAGACGAGGAAGAATTACCTGTGCCATTAGAGCAATTCGAGAATGGGTCTGTTAAACAAACTCTGAATTCTTTACTGGATTCCATTGACAGTCTTCTTTCCCAAACCATTTCAGAATCCGAGAAATCCTATAAACATAAAGACCTTCTACCATGGTTGAACAACAGATAA
- a CDS encoding VOC family protein produces the protein MSVDAYLNFNGNCREAVEFYAEVFGTASPNIMTFGETPPNPEFTLPEEAKDLVMHTRLSINGSNVMFSDAFPGMPFVEGNNISLAFVSKDLDEIKSTFNKLSQGGKVGMELQETFWSKIYGQLTDKFGIQWQFNFES, from the coding sequence ATGTCAGTTGATGCATATCTAAATTTTAATGGGAATTGTAGAGAAGCAGTAGAGTTTTACGCAGAGGTTTTTGGAACGGCATCACCTAATATCATGACCTTTGGGGAAACACCGCCTAATCCGGAATTTACTCTTCCAGAAGAAGCAAAAGATTTAGTCATGCATACAAGGCTAAGTATTAATGGAAGCAATGTCATGTTTTCCGATGCTTTTCCTGGCATGCCTTTTGTCGAAGGAAATAATATCAGCTTGGCATTTGTTAGTAAGGATTTGGATGAAATTAAATCAACCTTTAATAAACTTAGTCAAGGCGGTAAGGTTGGGATGGAGCTCCAAGAAACATTTTGGAGTAAAATTTACGGTCAGTTAACGGATAAATTCGGAATCCAATGGCAATTTAACTTCGAGAGCTGA
- a CDS encoding DinB family protein, with translation MFLSKEGLLNILEGNRRLTMRVVEAFPEEELFHYTPAEKLRPFAEMIKEIMNIETGYMRGIALSVWEFPDSFAALSTKEALISACEAVRQDTRKLWEEITEETLEAVEKDPFFGPSQSHFERLQYALENEIHHRGQGYIYLRTLGIEPPEFFVR, from the coding sequence ATGTTTCTATCGAAAGAAGGATTGTTAAATATATTAGAAGGCAACAGGAGATTGACAATGCGGGTAGTTGAAGCCTTTCCTGAAGAAGAATTATTTCACTATACACCGGCCGAGAAGCTTCGCCCTTTCGCCGAGATGATTAAAGAAATCATGAACATTGAAACTGGATATATGCGTGGAATTGCACTTAGTGTATGGGAGTTTCCAGATTCGTTTGCTGCACTTTCTACAAAAGAGGCACTAATATCTGCATGCGAAGCAGTAAGGCAAGATACTAGAAAACTGTGGGAGGAAATTACCGAGGAAACACTTGAAGCGGTTGAGAAGGATCCCTTTTTCGGACCCTCACAAAGCCACTTTGAGAGACTTCAATATGCCCTCGAAAATGAAATCCATCACAGAGGACAGGGATATATCTATCTCAGAACACTCGGGATTGAACCACCGGAATTTTTCGTCCGGTAA
- a CDS encoding VOC family protein — MINNVGQIMLYVNNQDESLKFWTEKMGFSVVSEENNGQGLRWIEIAPTKDAQTSIILHNKEFIAKMQPELNLNTPSLMFFSENLDELYKNFSEKNIKLGELVKMPSGRVFNFADNEENYFAVMEKK; from the coding sequence ATGATTAATAATGTCGGTCAAATTATGTTATATGTAAATAACCAGGATGAGTCATTGAAATTTTGGACAGAAAAAATGGGGTTTAGCGTTGTTTCTGAAGAAAATAACGGCCAAGGCTTGAGATGGATTGAAATTGCGCCAACAAAGGACGCACAAACTAGTATCATCTTGCATAACAAGGAATTCATTGCTAAAATGCAGCCTGAATTAAATCTTAATACACCCTCGTTAATGTTTTTCTCGGAAAACCTTGATGAATTATATAAAAACTTTTCGGAGAAGAATATAAAACTGGGGGAACTTGTAAAGATGCCTTCTGGAAGAGTATTTAATTTTGCTGATAACGAAGAAAATTACTTTGCGGTCATGGAAAAAAAGTGA
- a CDS encoding 2Fe-2S iron-sulfur cluster-binding protein, whose translation MPYVTVFDQGTFEVEMGKKLVLALEDNGINILHRCGGKAKCTTCRVEILAGDFLEVTNKEKKVFEEKGMEDHLRLSCQIYVNGDITIRPIMTVENSGIAAGPRPAD comes from the coding sequence ATGCCTTACGTAACTGTATTTGACCAAGGAACTTTTGAAGTTGAAATGGGAAAAAAGTTAGTATTAGCGTTGGAAGATAACGGTATAAATATTCTCCACAGATGTGGAGGGAAGGCAAAATGTACAACTTGCAGAGTGGAAATATTGGCAGGTGATTTTTTGGAAGTCACAAATAAAGAAAAAAAGGTCTTTGAGGAAAAAGGAATGGAGGATCATTTGCGTTTATCCTGTCAAATTTACGTGAATGGAGATATAACCATTCGACCGATCATGACTGTTGAAAACTCTGGAATTGCCGCTGGGCCACGGCCTGCTGACTAA
- the cdaS gene encoding sporulation-specific diadenylate cyclase CdaS, translating to MNNDNCDFSPMKQILKEDIRQVITALQDNLEAMGDENYCLLGNFEKIKEKFVYIDMKAATFYLNCYLSPFTDKYPELSICVQNMSNLRHGGLIVIQRGDSVDSLIQPGIPIGAELTHSLLESIFFPGNPLHDGAVLVSHNHIESAANVLPLSSRSTGGKKLGTRHRAALGLTERSDALVLVVSEETGRVSFALNGNLYPINTHGPL from the coding sequence GTGAATAATGATAATTGTGATTTTTCACCAATGAAACAAATTTTAAAAGAGGATATTCGCCAAGTAATAACGGCATTACAGGATAACTTAGAAGCAATGGGTGATGAAAATTATTGTCTTCTTGGAAATTTTGAAAAAATTAAAGAAAAATTTGTATACATTGATATGAAAGCTGCAACTTTTTATTTAAACTGTTATTTGTCTCCGTTTACGGACAAATATCCGGAATTATCTATTTGCGTACAAAATATGTCAAATCTTAGACATGGGGGATTAATTGTGATTCAACGGGGGGATTCAGTGGATTCTTTGATTCAACCCGGTATTCCCATAGGTGCAGAGTTAACCCATTCATTATTGGAATCAATTTTTTTTCCTGGAAATCCACTACATGATGGTGCTGTATTGGTAAGTCATAATCATATTGAATCTGCAGCAAATGTCCTTCCACTTTCTAGCAGATCAACAGGTGGAAAAAAACTTGGAACCCGCCATCGCGCTGCTTTAGGTTTAACAGAACGAAGTGATGCCCTTGTATTGGTAGTATCTGAGGAAACAGGCAGAGTTTCATTTGCCTTAAACGGGAATCTGTACCCAATTAATACCCATGGGCCTCTATAG
- the map gene encoding type I methionyl aminopeptidase: MITIKSEREIHLMHEAGKLLAATHREIAKMIKPGITTWEIEEFVDKYLAEHGATPEQKGYNGYKYATCASVNDVICHGFPQKKALKEGDIVTIDMVVNLNGGLADSAWTYAVGEVEEEVQRLMDVTKNALYRGIEAARAGNRLGDIGHAIQSYAEGEKFSVVRDFTGHGIGKTMHEDPTVLHYGKPGKGARLKEGMVITIEPMLNAGTWHMKMDQDGWTARTADGKLSAQYEHTLVITKEDAIILTEQ; encoded by the coding sequence ATGATAACTATTAAAAGTGAACGAGAAATACATTTGATGCATGAAGCGGGCAAACTTCTTGCTGCGACACATAGAGAAATCGCTAAAATGATAAAACCGGGCATCACGACTTGGGAAATCGAAGAGTTTGTCGATAAATACTTGGCAGAGCATGGTGCGACACCTGAACAAAAGGGCTATAACGGCTACAAATATGCAACTTGCGCATCTGTGAATGATGTAATTTGTCACGGCTTCCCGCAAAAGAAAGCCTTGAAAGAGGGAGACATCGTAACGATTGATATGGTGGTAAACCTTAACGGCGGTCTGGCCGATTCAGCTTGGACATATGCAGTCGGCGAAGTTGAAGAAGAGGTTCAGCGTTTGATGGATGTAACCAAGAATGCACTATATAGAGGCATCGAGGCTGCACGGGCAGGAAATCGTCTTGGGGATATTGGTCATGCAATTCAGTCATATGCTGAAGGTGAAAAGTTTTCTGTTGTCCGCGATTTTACAGGACACGGTATCGGTAAAACCATGCACGAAGACCCAACCGTTTTACATTATGGTAAACCAGGTAAAGGCGCCCGTCTAAAAGAAGGCATGGTCATCACGATTGAGCCTATGTTGAATGCAGGAACATGGCATATGAAAATGGATCAAGACGGCTGGACGGCGAGAACGGCAGATGGAAAGCTTTCTGCTCAATATGAACATACCCTCGTCATTACAAAAGAAGATGCGATCATTTTAACGGAACAATAA
- a CDS encoding IS3 family transposase (programmed frameshift): MRKYSFSKEEKLEILNFYENSQFTLNEVAELYKVDSRTIKDWQNNYLFFGEDSLNRSENHNTYPKGLKLAAVQDYISGSYSLRETVRKYRLSGTSFLRNWIKKYTSHSELKDSGKGMSQTMTKGRKTTVQERIEIAQACIANDKSYQVTAEQYAVSYQQIYQWVKKFEKYGELGLQDRRGRTKLEEELSTEDKFRLEIQRMERENERLRAENLFFKKVRGNRKEASLSKSCIHNRYIAIQELAAKEALPIILLCEIADVARAAYYKWLNRQPSAREIENEQLLESIQYLYTQVDGIYGYRRITLTINRQREKVDLPKVNKKRIYRLMKMCRLKSVIRRKRKKYRKSNPDYVAENILSRKFKADQPNQKWCTDVTEFKYGNGKKAYLSAIIDLYDNSIVSYVLGHSNNNKLVFQTMTPAIQKLKEDEHPLIHSDRGYQYTSKLFKRMIDDAEMVHSMSRVGRCIDNGPIEAFWGTLKCEKYYLNKYDTYEALKIAIVGYISFYNSERYQEKLDGLSPLEFRDQAA, encoded by the exons ATGAGAAAATATAGCTTTTCAAAAGAAGAAAAATTAGAGATTCTAAATTTCTATGAAAATAGCCAATTCACTCTTAATGAGGTGGCCGAGTTGTATAAAGTTGATTCTAGAACGATCAAAGATTGGCAAAATAATTACTTGTTTTTTGGAGAGGATAGTCTTAATAGAAGTGAGAATCATAATACATATCCGAAAGGATTAAAGCTAGCAGCTGTTCAAGACTATATTTCAGGAAGTTATTCATTAAGAGAAACCGTTAGAAAATATAGACTTTCCGGTACATCCTTTTTGCGAAATTGGATTAAAAAGTATACTAGTCATAGTGAATTAAAAGATTCGGGTAAAGGAATGAGCCAAACTATGACTAAAGGTAGAAAAACAACAGTACAAGAGCGCATTGAAATAGCACAAGCTTGTATTGCCAACGATAAAAGTTATCAAGTAACAGCTGAACAATATGCGGTTTCTTACCAACAAATATATCAATGGGTAAAAAAATTCGAAAAATACGGGGAATTAGGCTTACAAGATCGCCGTGGACGTACAAAGTTAGAAGAGGAGTTAAGCACTGAAGACAAGTTTCGTTTAGAAATTCAACGCATGGAACGTGAAAATGAACGATTACGTGCAGAAAATCTCTTCT TTAAAAAAGTTAGAGGAAATCGAAAGGAGGCGTCGTTAAGTAAAAGTTGTATACATAACCGTTATATTGCCATTCAAGAATTAGCAGCGAAGGAAGCACTGCCAATCATTTTATTATGTGAAATTGCCGATGTTGCACGTGCTGCTTATTATAAGTGGTTGAACCGTCAGCCATCAGCACGGGAAATCGAGAATGAACAGCTTCTAGAATCAATTCAGTACCTTTATACACAAGTAGATGGGATTTATGGATATCGTCGCATCACACTTACAATCAATCGTCAGCGTGAAAAAGTAGATTTACCGAAGGTAAATAAAAAACGTATTTATCGTTTGATGAAAATGTGTCGATTAAAATCGGTGATTCGTCGAAAACGAAAAAAATATCGTAAATCGAATCCAGATTATGTAGCAGAAAACATACTCAGTCGCAAGTTCAAAGCAGACCAACCAAATCAAAAATGGTGTACAGATGTCACGGAGTTTAAATATGGGAATGGCAAAAAGGCTTATTTAAGCGCCATTATTGATTTATACGATAATTCGATTGTGAGTTATGTATTAGGGCATTCGAATAACAATAAACTTGTATTTCAAACGATGACACCAGCCATACAAAAATTAAAAGAGGATGAGCATCCACTTATTCATAGCGATCGTGGTTATCAATATACTTCAAAACTTTTCAAACGGATGATAGATGATGCCGAGATGGTACATAGTATGTCTAGAGTGGGACGTTGTATTGATAACGGACCAATCGAGGCTTTTTGGGGTACGCTCAAATGCGAAAAATACTATTTAAATAAATATGATACATATGAAGCGCTAAAAATAGCAATTGTAGGATACATTTCGTTTTATAATTCAGAGCGCTATCAAGAAAAATTAGACGGCTTGAGCCCCTTGGAATTCAGGGATCAAGCCGCGTAA
- a CDS encoding helix-turn-helix transcriptional regulator yields the protein MKKGEKLSTTAESVGLSQREFLTIFLLHSLRIKANYPRAIHQDLKNTFTGKVHSYDYLCKISNTLVESNHLSLYTNKGRNYYQITEKGKELYIWYQENFLERFSEVKKVIDRFMYDLRGSGENPSVLNELPEEYRSYFSKIISVKDLVRYVTLKAAFTKKPIYMGEIGDLLKNQFGWIASNGYLYDLSHEMEENGLLVGRWESEKRTKRYLRITDEGQHHYKQIADSAAFQVQEIQKYMASVVMFLKEKS from the coding sequence GTGAAGAAAGGGGAAAAACTGTCTACAACGGCTGAATCGGTCGGGTTGAGCCAGCGGGAATTTTTAACGATTTTTTTGCTTCATTCTTTGAGAATTAAAGCGAATTATCCAAGGGCGATTCATCAGGATCTAAAGAATACGTTTACTGGAAAAGTGCATAGCTATGACTATTTATGTAAAATATCCAATACGCTTGTCGAATCCAACCATTTATCACTATATACGAATAAGGGAAGGAATTATTATCAGATAACTGAAAAAGGAAAAGAACTTTACATATGGTACCAAGAGAATTTTCTGGAACGGTTTTCCGAGGTGAAAAAGGTCATTGACCGGTTCATGTACGATTTAAGGGGATCTGGTGAAAATCCCTCGGTTCTTAATGAACTTCCTGAAGAATATAGGTCATATTTCTCGAAAATAATATCGGTGAAGGACCTTGTACGCTATGTTACTTTAAAAGCCGCTTTCACTAAGAAGCCCATTTACATGGGGGAAATTGGCGATCTGCTTAAAAATCAGTTCGGTTGGATAGCATCAAACGGCTATTTATATGATTTATCTCATGAAATGGAAGAGAACGGCCTTCTTGTCGGCAGGTGGGAAAGTGAAAAACGAACAAAACGATATTTACGAATCACCGATGAAGGGCAGCATCATTACAAACAGATTGCGGATTCGGCCGCCTTTCAAGTCCAGGAAATCCAAAAATACATGGCTAGTGTCGTTATGTTCTTAAAAGAAAAGTCTTAA
- a CDS encoding GTPase, with amino-acid sequence MGEKHDEIGSIFSFIKGQVDKLPISQSKKNKMLDQLLKLKTMTVDAREPRIALVGRRGSGKSSLINAMFGQERQYVSSVKSGTGRGKWLWYPSDAEPKIRLLDSRGLGESEAPTEEFEEETPMDELIKAVTEEQPDVFLFLIKAKETDSRIEEDLQELNKLRKVVKEIHHYDVPVICVVTQVDELDPPHYKQAPFDANPKKKKNIDEAIALMAKRFNESEIPLLNIIPICSYIDFDEGGNIDYDMRWNIDLLSDYLIEALPSEAKLKTAKAIQSQFVKKKFARTIVGTFTAITGLIGAEPIPFADFPILTGIQGLMIVVIGFIADKDINTKTASEFITALGINVGIGLLVREGVRAAVRFIPGAGLAVSGAVAGAVTYGIGQAAIAYFIENKDIDQAKKAYKNANKEYKNEDIDS; translated from the coding sequence ATGGGAGAAAAACACGATGAAATAGGAAGTATTTTTAGTTTCATTAAAGGCCAAGTAGATAAGCTTCCCATTTCACAATCGAAAAAGAACAAAATGCTCGACCAGCTCTTAAAGCTTAAAACAATGACAGTTGATGCAAGGGAACCGCGCATTGCCCTTGTCGGAAGGCGCGGATCTGGAAAATCATCACTGATCAATGCGATGTTTGGTCAGGAAAGGCAATATGTCAGTTCTGTTAAATCAGGAACGGGTAGGGGAAAATGGCTTTGGTACCCGAGTGATGCTGAGCCCAAAATTCGTTTGCTGGATTCCCGTGGGTTGGGTGAGAGTGAAGCTCCTACGGAAGAATTTGAAGAAGAAACACCAATGGACGAATTGATAAAAGCGGTAACCGAAGAACAGCCTGATGTTTTTCTTTTCTTGATTAAAGCAAAAGAAACGGATTCACGGATTGAAGAAGATCTGCAAGAGTTGAACAAGCTGCGCAAGGTCGTAAAAGAGATCCACCATTATGATGTACCCGTCATTTGTGTGGTCACCCAAGTGGATGAACTAGATCCACCACATTATAAACAAGCACCTTTTGATGCCAACCCTAAGAAAAAAAAGAATATTGATGAAGCCATTGCTTTGATGGCCAAGCGATTTAACGAAAGTGAAATCCCACTATTGAACATCATCCCGATTTGCTCATATATTGACTTTGATGAAGGTGGAAATATTGATTATGATATGCGTTGGAACATCGATTTGCTTTCAGATTACTTGATCGAGGCCTTACCCAGCGAAGCGAAGCTAAAGACGGCCAAAGCGATTCAGAGCCAATTCGTTAAGAAGAAATTCGCGCGGACGATTGTGGGAACGTTTACGGCAATCACCGGATTAATAGGTGCAGAGCCAATACCTTTTGCCGATTTTCCCATATTGACCGGCATTCAAGGGTTGATGATTGTGGTAATTGGTTTTATCGCGGATAAAGACATCAATACCAAAACGGCAAGTGAATTCATTACAGCATTAGGGATCAATGTTGGAATCGGTCTTCTTGTCAGGGAAGGCGTCAGGGCTGCAGTACGTTTCATACCAGGGGCCGGTCTAGCAGTTTCTGGTGCGGTAGCCGGAGCAGTCACGTATGGAATCGGGCAAGCTGCGATAGCTTACTTTATCGAAAACAAAGATATTGACCAGGCGAAGAAAGCTTATAAGAATGCTAACAAAGAATATAAAAATGAAGACATTGACTCTTAA
- a CDS encoding acyl-CoA dehydrogenase family protein, which translates to MSFFQSQKQKEYIQKLEEAIQPFSSRSEALDDSKGFPFENIQELKEFGYPKLTLAKADGGNGGSLYDFLLCQEKIAQYCGPTALGIGWHVGTVLSLTEKRPWEKGVMNELFDEVSKGALINTAASEAGTGSPTRGGRPETLAIKKGEQWNLNGRKTFTTLSPVLNIFLVTAWVPEDERLGTFLVHRDLMGVSIEDTWDMMSMQGTGSHDLVLNDVSLPEKYYVMKSNPGEKKKPEAWLLHIPACYLGIAVAARNYAVDFAKTYSPNSLPGPIRDLPNVQRTIGEMELELSEAHHFLYSVAEKWEQHPENRDELSKQLGAVKLSVVNKSISIVDKAMRVVGAKSLQRKNPLQRYYRDVRAGLHNPPMDDATITMLAKSALY; encoded by the coding sequence ATGTCGTTTTTTCAATCACAAAAGCAAAAAGAATATATTCAAAAATTAGAGGAAGCGATTCAGCCCTTTTCCAGCCGATCTGAAGCACTGGATGATTCAAAGGGTTTTCCATTTGAAAACATCCAGGAGTTAAAGGAATTCGGATATCCTAAATTAACGTTAGCAAAAGCGGATGGGGGAAATGGCGGTTCATTATATGATTTTCTCCTATGCCAAGAAAAAATAGCTCAGTATTGTGGCCCAACAGCCTTAGGAATAGGCTGGCATGTCGGAACGGTCCTATCCTTAACTGAGAAAAGACCATGGGAAAAAGGAGTCATGAATGAATTGTTTGATGAGGTGTCGAAAGGCGCTCTCATCAACACGGCAGCATCGGAGGCTGGAACAGGAAGCCCTACGCGCGGAGGCCGTCCGGAAACGCTCGCTATCAAAAAGGGTGAACAATGGAATTTGAATGGCAGAAAGACTTTTACTACACTATCTCCCGTCCTTAATATTTTTCTTGTAACGGCATGGGTACCCGAGGATGAGCGGCTAGGCACATTTTTAGTTCATCGTGATTTAATGGGAGTAAGCATAGAAGATACTTGGGATATGATGTCCATGCAGGGGACAGGTAGCCATGACTTGGTGTTAAATGATGTCAGCCTTCCTGAAAAGTATTATGTCATGAAAAGTAATCCTGGTGAAAAAAAGAAACCTGAAGCGTGGCTTTTACATATACCGGCTTGCTACTTGGGGATTGCAGTGGCAGCCAGAAATTATGCAGTTGATTTTGCTAAAACTTATTCTCCCAATAGCTTACCAGGACCAATCAGGGACCTTCCAAATGTTCAACGGACAATTGGAGAGATGGAACTGGAATTGAGCGAAGCACACCATTTCCTTTACTCTGTCGCAGAGAAATGGGAGCAGCACCCTGAAAATCGTGATGAATTATCGAAACAATTGGGTGCTGTCAAGCTATCGGTAGTCAACAAATCGATTTCGATTGTCGATAAAGCGATGCGAGTAGTCGGAGCCAAAAGTTTACAACGGAAAAATCCCTTGCAACGCTACTATAGGGATGTACGTGCAGGCCTTCATAATCCTCCGATGGATGATGCGACAATTACGATGCTCGCAAAATCCGCTCTTTATTAA
- a CDS encoding sensor histidine kinase encodes MNLLTKDLLINFLIILFPLFLLQMSYLVKYVYRLDALKGSFLTIFPILSLVLCMLFPVVIEEDFVWDLRWIPFLLGGLYGGYRLGIILIVITLFIRYITGGENGFYVSCISFPIMGVSLFFISKYYLKMSVSKKILIGISLIFIVHTLTQFISTQIFELTIGISLWKQYFTIQVIGIVVVILLWEVILTNFQVLEKLVKAEKLQIVSHLAASISHEVRNPLTVTRGYIQMLSEDVSSHTKVQYANIALNELDRATDVINDYLTFAAVSPENKERLRVSEEIQHVVNRIKPLANDNGTGLKLSLFEEEAYFIMGEKKKFQQCLFNILKNGLESMQDDGEIYIHLIPDATNIQIMIQDQGIGMTQEQIYRLGEPYFTTKNKGTGLGLMVSYSVIKSMDGTIHVSSVQGKGTCFSINLPIHRYEPI; translated from the coding sequence ATGAATCTGTTAACAAAAGATTTACTGATTAACTTTTTAATTATCCTTTTTCCGCTCTTTTTATTGCAAATGAGCTATCTAGTAAAGTACGTGTACCGTTTAGATGCATTAAAAGGATCGTTCTTAACCATTTTTCCTATTCTTTCACTTGTACTATGCATGCTATTCCCAGTGGTCATAGAAGAGGATTTTGTTTGGGATCTTCGATGGATCCCTTTTCTTTTAGGCGGTTTATATGGAGGCTATAGGTTAGGTATCATATTAATAGTCATCACTCTTTTTATCCGTTATATAACAGGGGGGGAAAATGGATTTTATGTATCATGCATCTCTTTTCCGATAATGGGAGTTTCCCTGTTTTTTATATCTAAATACTATTTAAAAATGTCTGTCAGTAAAAAAATCCTCATCGGCATATCCTTAATCTTTATTGTTCACACTCTCACACAGTTTATTTCAACACAAATATTTGAACTTACTATTGGCATTAGTCTTTGGAAACAATATTTCACCATCCAAGTCATAGGAATCGTTGTTGTAATTTTATTATGGGAAGTCATCCTGACTAATTTTCAGGTTCTCGAAAAATTAGTGAAAGCGGAAAAATTGCAAATCGTTAGTCATCTGGCTGCAAGCATATCTCATGAAGTCAGAAACCCCCTTACAGTTACTAGGGGATATATACAAATGTTAAGCGAAGACGTTTCTTCACATACAAAGGTCCAGTATGCAAATATTGCGCTGAATGAATTAGATCGGGCCACGGATGTCATTAATGATTATTTGACATTTGCTGCCGTAAGCCCTGAAAACAAGGAACGATTAAGGGTATCCGAGGAAATTCAGCATGTCGTCAACCGCATAAAACCCTTGGCTAACGATAATGGAACTGGATTGAAGTTGTCCTTATTTGAAGAAGAAGCATATTTTATAATGGGGGAAAAGAAGAAATTTCAACAGTGCCTGTTCAATATATTAAAGAATGGCTTAGAATCGATGCAAGATGATGGCGAAATATACATACATTTAATTCCCGACGCAACCAACATCCAAATTATGATTCAAGATCAAGGAATTGGAATGACACAGGAACAAATATACCGTCTAGGTGAGCCTTACTTTACGACAAAAAATAAAGGAACGGGATTAGGCCTAATGGTTTCATATAGCGTCATCAAAAGCATGGATGGAACGATACATGTGTCAAGTGTTCAAGGGAAAGGTACATGTTTCTCCATTAATCTGCCCATTCATAGATATGAGCCTATTTGA